A genomic window from Carassius gibelio isolate Cgi1373 ecotype wild population from Czech Republic chromosome A11, carGib1.2-hapl.c, whole genome shotgun sequence includes:
- the LOC128022641 gene encoding melanocyte protein PMEL-like isoform X2 gives MHTLMMWTALVFLILTFSSVAVSQSRTRFAHYRSWNSQMYPVWRDGDPRYRDCWKGGELTFEVRSDSPTLTGAKATFNIDVHFPQNQTVLPDGQVVWARNCTINGTSYNMGQTVYADSNIPQKWTGVFPDRTPFPKISNKKPRFVYVWKTWGKYWQVADGPSSQLTIETDNMPLGSYTMDLVVYHCRGKDKFVPLGYASTQFSITDQIPFAVMISQVGDINQGDQSFIQNRAVSFSINLHDPSQYLIGSDTTFNWDFGDNSGALISRETTVTHTYLTTGSFRPQVVLMAAISTGCQLNPTPAATGVPSVLLTETTAVGNVVLTVSPQSVEIVPMAEEGVAPDLTVVASDLAVSATDAVAELDNTVQEVPTAAEDTAVADDDNTAVVILAMPTPVEAGPATDVPAAGTVPEGGEIIINLAATDLTEPPAAVVETTSVQTLIESVALTGDAIIINTPEAVVIDVIASVIPVAENIEAVNEVAAGVNMATEANSGITSIPLATVSELEAELVAGTEATQAALVIAKRQAPEMPAEENCMIYRYGSFSTTLTVVQGIESVEIVEVNNVVILATELEQNAVDLTVTCQGSLPNQVCTVISDADCTSPVQDLQCNAVTPNSECQMVLRQFFNNSGTFCINVSLTNDVSLAVTSAKLSVAIDTNSARNTAGATLGVLVFICALGAIAFSYKRLKEYHVMREDNTSNSFSSVPLMLWNLLSRRSTAESRPLLLGRVV, from the exons ATGCATACCCTAATGATGTGGACGGCTCTTGTCTTTCTAATTCTTACATTCTCATCAGTAGCAGTTTCAC AATCCAGAACACGCTTTGCACATTATCGTTCATGGAACTCACAAATGTATCCAGTTTGGAGGGATGGAGATCCTAGATACAGAGACTGTTGGAAAG GTGGAGAGTTGACATTTGAAGTCAGAAGTGATTCTCCTACACTGACAGGAGCCAAAGCCACTTTCAACATTGATGTTCACTTCCCTCAGAACCAGACAGTCCTTCCTGATGGACAGGTGGTGTGGGCACGAAACTGTACAATTAATG gAACATCATATAATATGGGCCAGACTGTATACGCTGATTCCAATATCCCTCAAAAATGGACAGGTGTCTTTCCTGACAGGACACCATTCCCTAAGATCTCCAACAAAAAGCCTCGCTTTGTCTATGTATGGAAAACATGGG GAAAATATTGGCAGGTGGCCGATGGTCCCTCCTCTCAACTGACAATTGAAACAGATAATATGCCTCTTGGTTCTTACACCATGGATTTGGTGGTTTATCACTGCCGTGGAAAAGACAAATTTGTTCCCCTTGGTTATGCATCTACCCAGTTCTCCATCACTG ACCAGATTCCTTTTGCAGTGATGATATCTCAGGTTGGTGACATCAATCAGGGTGACCAAAGCTTTATCCAGAACAGAGCTGTGTCCTTCAGCATTAATTTGCATGACCCTAGCCAATATCTCATTGGGTCAGACACCACCTTCAACTGGGATTTTGGTGACAATAGTGGAGCTCTGATTTCTCGGGAAACCACTGTTACCCACACATACCTTACAACTGGTTCCTTCAGGCCACAGGTGGTTTTGATGGCAGCTATCTCAACTGGTTGTCAGCTCAATCCAACTCCAGCAGCCACTGGTGTACCCTCTGTTCTTTTGACAG AAACAACAGCAGTGGGAAATGTTGTGCTGACTGTTTCTCCTCAATCGGTTGAAATTGTTCCCATGGCAGAGGAAGGAGTTGCACCTGATCTCACTGTAGTTGCCAGTGACTTGGCAGTGTCAGCAACTGATGCAGTGGCAGAATTAGATAATACTGTTCAGGAGGTACCCACTGCTGCTGAAGACACTGCTGTGGCAGATGATGACAATACTGCTGTAGTTATTTTAGCCATGCCTACACCTGTTGAGGCTGGACCTGCGACAGATGTTCCTGCAGCTGGCACAGTCCCAGAAGGAGGCGAGATTATAATCAATCTGGCGGCCACAGATCTCACAGAACCTCCTGCTGCTGTAGTTGAAACAACCTCTGTTCAGACACTTATAGAAAGTGTGGCACTGACTGGAGATGCAATAATCATTAACACACCTGAGGCAGTGGTCATAGATGTCATAGCATCTGTTATACCTGTAGCAGAAAACATTGAAGCAGTTAATGAAGTTGCTGCTGGAGTCAACATGGCAACCGAAGCCAACAGTG GCATAACTAGCATACCTTTGGCAACAGTGAGTGAATTAGAAGCTGAACTGGTGGCAGGAACTGAAGCAACCCAGGCTGCTCTAGTCATTGCAAAGCGGCAAGCACCAGAAATGCCAGCAGAAGAAAATTGTATGATTTATCGCTATGGCTCCTTCTCTACAACTCTTACAGTAGTCC AGGGGATAGAGAGTGTTGAGATTGTGGAGGTGAATAATGTGGTGATTCTGGCCACAGAGCTGGAGCAGAATGCTGTAGATCTTACAGTCACATGTCAGGGAAG CCTGCCCAATCAAGTGTGCACCGTGATATCCGATGCAGACTGCACAAGCCCTGTTCAGGACCTACAGTGTAATGCTGTGACTCCAAACTCTGAGTGTCAGATGGTGCTGCGACAATTTTTCAACAACTCGGGCACCTTCTGTATCAACGTGTCTCTGACCAATGATGTCAGCTTGGCTGTAACCAGTGCAAAGCTCAGTGTGGCTATAG ACACAAATTCAGCAAGGAACACAGCTGGAGCAACACTGGGAGtccttgtttttatttgtgctttgGGGGCCATTGCTTTTTCATACAA gcGGTTGAAGGAATACCATGTAATGAGAGAAGATAATACAAGCAACAGTTTCAGCTCAGTGCCTTTAATGCTGTGGAACCTTCTGAGCCGGAGGTCCACTGCAGAGAGCCGCCCACTACTACTTGGGCGAGTGGTGTGA
- the LOC128022641 gene encoding melanocyte protein PMEL-like isoform X1, translating into MHTLMMWTALVFLILTFSSVAVSQSRTRFAHYRSWNSQMYPVWRDGDPRYRDCWKGGELTFEVRSDSPTLTGAKATFNIDVHFPQNQTVLPDGQVVWARNCTINGTSYNMGQTVYADSNIPQKWTGVFPDRTPFPKISNKKPRFVYVWKTWGKYWQVADGPSSQLTIETDNMPLGSYTMDLVVYHCRGKDKFVPLGYASTQFSITDQIPFAVMISQVGDINQGDQSFIQNRAVSFSINLHDPSQYLIGSDTTFNWDFGDNSGALISRETTVTHTYLTTGSFRPQVVLMAAISTGCQLNPTPAATGVPSVLLTEETTAVGNVVLTVSPQSVEIVPMAEEGVAPDLTVVASDLAVSATDAVAELDNTVQEVPTAAEDTAVADDDNTAVVILAMPTPVEAGPATDVPAAGTVPEGGEIIINLAATDLTEPPAAVVETTSVQTLIESVALTGDAIIINTPEAVVIDVIASVIPVAENIEAVNEVAAGVNMATEANSGITSIPLATVSELEAELVAGTEATQAALVIAKRQAPEMPAEENCMIYRYGSFSTTLTVVQGIESVEIVEVNNVVILATELEQNAVDLTVTCQGSLPNQVCTVISDADCTSPVQDLQCNAVTPNSECQMVLRQFFNNSGTFCINVSLTNDVSLAVTSAKLSVAIDTNSARNTAGATLGVLVFICALGAIAFSYKRLKEYHVMREDNTSNSFSSVPLMLWNLLSRRSTAESRPLLLGRVV; encoded by the exons ATGCATACCCTAATGATGTGGACGGCTCTTGTCTTTCTAATTCTTACATTCTCATCAGTAGCAGTTTCAC AATCCAGAACACGCTTTGCACATTATCGTTCATGGAACTCACAAATGTATCCAGTTTGGAGGGATGGAGATCCTAGATACAGAGACTGTTGGAAAG GTGGAGAGTTGACATTTGAAGTCAGAAGTGATTCTCCTACACTGACAGGAGCCAAAGCCACTTTCAACATTGATGTTCACTTCCCTCAGAACCAGACAGTCCTTCCTGATGGACAGGTGGTGTGGGCACGAAACTGTACAATTAATG gAACATCATATAATATGGGCCAGACTGTATACGCTGATTCCAATATCCCTCAAAAATGGACAGGTGTCTTTCCTGACAGGACACCATTCCCTAAGATCTCCAACAAAAAGCCTCGCTTTGTCTATGTATGGAAAACATGGG GAAAATATTGGCAGGTGGCCGATGGTCCCTCCTCTCAACTGACAATTGAAACAGATAATATGCCTCTTGGTTCTTACACCATGGATTTGGTGGTTTATCACTGCCGTGGAAAAGACAAATTTGTTCCCCTTGGTTATGCATCTACCCAGTTCTCCATCACTG ACCAGATTCCTTTTGCAGTGATGATATCTCAGGTTGGTGACATCAATCAGGGTGACCAAAGCTTTATCCAGAACAGAGCTGTGTCCTTCAGCATTAATTTGCATGACCCTAGCCAATATCTCATTGGGTCAGACACCACCTTCAACTGGGATTTTGGTGACAATAGTGGAGCTCTGATTTCTCGGGAAACCACTGTTACCCACACATACCTTACAACTGGTTCCTTCAGGCCACAGGTGGTTTTGATGGCAGCTATCTCAACTGGTTGTCAGCTCAATCCAACTCCAGCAGCCACTGGTGTACCCTCTGTTCTTTTGACAG AAGAAACAACAGCAGTGGGAAATGTTGTGCTGACTGTTTCTCCTCAATCGGTTGAAATTGTTCCCATGGCAGAGGAAGGAGTTGCACCTGATCTCACTGTAGTTGCCAGTGACTTGGCAGTGTCAGCAACTGATGCAGTGGCAGAATTAGATAATACTGTTCAGGAGGTACCCACTGCTGCTGAAGACACTGCTGTGGCAGATGATGACAATACTGCTGTAGTTATTTTAGCCATGCCTACACCTGTTGAGGCTGGACCTGCGACAGATGTTCCTGCAGCTGGCACAGTCCCAGAAGGAGGCGAGATTATAATCAATCTGGCGGCCACAGATCTCACAGAACCTCCTGCTGCTGTAGTTGAAACAACCTCTGTTCAGACACTTATAGAAAGTGTGGCACTGACTGGAGATGCAATAATCATTAACACACCTGAGGCAGTGGTCATAGATGTCATAGCATCTGTTATACCTGTAGCAGAAAACATTGAAGCAGTTAATGAAGTTGCTGCTGGAGTCAACATGGCAACCGAAGCCAACAGTG GCATAACTAGCATACCTTTGGCAACAGTGAGTGAATTAGAAGCTGAACTGGTGGCAGGAACTGAAGCAACCCAGGCTGCTCTAGTCATTGCAAAGCGGCAAGCACCAGAAATGCCAGCAGAAGAAAATTGTATGATTTATCGCTATGGCTCCTTCTCTACAACTCTTACAGTAGTCC AGGGGATAGAGAGTGTTGAGATTGTGGAGGTGAATAATGTGGTGATTCTGGCCACAGAGCTGGAGCAGAATGCTGTAGATCTTACAGTCACATGTCAGGGAAG CCTGCCCAATCAAGTGTGCACCGTGATATCCGATGCAGACTGCACAAGCCCTGTTCAGGACCTACAGTGTAATGCTGTGACTCCAAACTCTGAGTGTCAGATGGTGCTGCGACAATTTTTCAACAACTCGGGCACCTTCTGTATCAACGTGTCTCTGACCAATGATGTCAGCTTGGCTGTAACCAGTGCAAAGCTCAGTGTGGCTATAG ACACAAATTCAGCAAGGAACACAGCTGGAGCAACACTGGGAGtccttgtttttatttgtgctttgGGGGCCATTGCTTTTTCATACAA gcGGTTGAAGGAATACCATGTAATGAGAGAAGATAATACAAGCAACAGTTTCAGCTCAGTGCCTTTAATGCTGTGGAACCTTCTGAGCCGGAGGTCCACTGCAGAGAGCCGCCCACTACTACTTGGGCGAGTGGTGTGA